From a region of the Synechococcus sp. PCC 7502 genome:
- a CDS encoding response regulator transcription factor produces MSKVLVVEDSPPQREMISSLLKNSGLNVTSASDGVEALEQIQQDCPDIVVLDIVMPRMNGYELCRRLKDNPKTKELPVVMCSTKGEEFDRYWGLRQGANAYIAKPFQPQELVGTVRKLLRNSN; encoded by the coding sequence ATGAGTAAGGTTTTAGTAGTTGAAGATAGTCCACCTCAAAGAGAAATGATTTCTTCCTTATTAAAAAATAGTGGCTTAAATGTGACTTCAGCTAGTGATGGGGTAGAAGCATTAGAACAAATCCAGCAAGACTGCCCAGATATTGTGGTTTTAGATATAGTTATGCCACGAATGAATGGTTATGAACTGTGTCGCCGACTCAAGGATAATCCTAAGACCAAAGAACTACCAGTAGTTATGTGTTCGACAAAAGGAGAAGAGTTTGATCGCTATTGGGGATTACGCCAAGGAGCTAATGCATATATAGCTAAGCCATTTCAACCACAGGAACTCGTGGGTACAGTCAGAAAGTTACTAAGAAATTCAAACTAA
- a CDS encoding response regulator, giving the protein MQGTLKEIDLWSILKLIELGQRTGELLVQSYTGTSWFIFFLNGNIVYATSTETQRLRQYLQALGLDQALNQVNPLNFSFNLLEYGQIWALLESGTLTSNQAIKILTNMVYEVLTDLTSLSEATFTFNQAIALSPQLINIKFDLISGDIIRQTQQWKQLYQFIQSPDQFPKIINPNLLVNHSLTESLFKWIDGKTSIRQIARYLNQTSLEIATIIFTEVKQGHLAISQAGLPTNHQHNSAGLRITCIDDSITICRAVEYILQTNGYQVTSISNPVRALSLVFQLKPNLIFCDITMPELDGYELCAMLRKSVAFSQIPIIMLTGKDGFIDRIKARMVGATEYLTKPFREKELLTVVERYLGSNKSTISK; this is encoded by the coding sequence ATGCAAGGTACCCTCAAAGAAATAGACCTATGGAGTATTCTCAAGTTAATTGAACTTGGTCAACGTACTGGTGAACTACTAGTGCAATCTTATACTGGGACTTCTTGGTTCATATTTTTTCTCAATGGCAATATTGTCTATGCTACTTCCACTGAAACTCAAAGACTGAGACAGTACTTACAAGCCCTAGGACTTGATCAAGCTTTAAATCAGGTAAACCCATTGAACTTTAGTTTTAACTTACTAGAATACGGACAAATATGGGCTTTGCTGGAATCAGGTACACTTACTTCTAATCAAGCGATCAAGATTCTTACCAATATGGTTTATGAAGTACTAACTGATCTAACAAGCCTATCCGAAGCTACTTTTACCTTCAATCAGGCGATCGCCCTATCGCCTCAACTAATAAACATTAAATTTGATTTAATTTCTGGAGATATAATTAGGCAAACTCAACAGTGGAAACAACTATATCAATTTATTCAATCCCCTGATCAATTTCCTAAAATTATTAACCCTAATTTATTAGTAAATCACTCTTTAACTGAAAGCTTATTTAAATGGATTGACGGAAAAACATCAATCAGACAAATAGCTCGCTACTTAAACCAAACTTCCCTCGAAATCGCCACCATAATCTTTACAGAGGTAAAGCAAGGTCATCTAGCTATCTCTCAAGCAGGATTACCGACAAATCACCAACACAATTCAGCAGGATTACGAATCACTTGTATAGATGACAGTATAACTATTTGCCGCGCCGTAGAGTACATTCTGCAAACTAATGGCTATCAAGTTACATCAATTTCTAATCCAGTTAGAGCCTTAAGCCTAGTTTTTCAGCTAAAACCAAATCTAATTTTTTGTGATATTACCATGCCTGAATTAGATGGCTATGAATTATGTGCAATGCTTAGAAAATCTGTTGCATTTTCACAAATACCGATTATTATGCTGACAGGTAAGGATGGGTTTATTGACAGGATTAAGGCACGTATGGTTGGAGCCACTGAATATTTAACTAAACCGTTTCGAGAAAAAGAACTTTTAACTGTGGTTGAGAGATACCTAGGTAGTAATAAATCTACAATAAGTAAGTAA
- a CDS encoding DUF1499 domain-containing protein, producing MTIVSLFLVAIACLYLFWSSGDQPLFALTGVTPTNLGINDNKLAACPSSPNCVSSQAIDPQHYIAPIQYQSSNPEAYSKLKQLVESQKRTQIIAQTDNYIYAQTTSRLMGFVDDVEFYFRPDTQLIEVRSASRLGESDLGVNRQRIEQIRLKFHGLN from the coding sequence TTGACTATAGTTTCGTTATTTCTAGTGGCAATCGCTTGTTTATATCTATTTTGGTCAAGTGGGGATCAGCCTTTATTTGCCTTAACTGGAGTTACACCTACTAATCTTGGCATCAATGACAATAAATTAGCTGCCTGCCCTTCTAGTCCCAATTGTGTATCTAGTCAGGCGATCGACCCACAGCACTATATAGCCCCAATTCAGTATCAATCTTCTAATCCTGAAGCCTACAGTAAACTCAAGCAATTAGTAGAATCACAGAAGCGTACTCAAATTATTGCTCAAACTGATAATTACATATATGCTCAAACTACCAGCCGACTCATGGGATTTGTTGATGATGTAGAATTTTACTTCCGTCCTGATACTCAATTAATTGAGGTGCGATCGGCATCACGTCTAGGAGAGTCCGACCTTGGTGTTAATCGTCAGCGAATTGAGCAAATTAGATTAAAATTTCATGGTCTTAACTGA
- a CDS encoding ABC transporter ATP-binding protein: protein MAESSLDKQYQQLDNLSTPILELQGIHKSFGNTVILNGIDLKIYDGDAVAIIGPSGTGKSTILRIITGLLAPDSGQVLVNGKPLHSIAGTDDDVHIGMVFQQAALFDSLTVEQNVGFSLFEHSHLSHREIAEMVQQKLALVGLPNIGDRYPSQLSGGMRKRVSFARAIVEDATEKAKKILLYDEPTAGLDPVASTIIEDLIRSLKTEQQVCDSYIVVTHQESTIRRTADRVIMLYEGNVRWEGTIDEIDSTDDPYVQQFLSGSKDGPIQIIAKEVQV from the coding sequence GTGGCAGAGTCATCCTTAGATAAGCAATATCAGCAGTTAGATAACCTTTCCACTCCTATTCTAGAACTACAAGGTATTCATAAAAGCTTTGGTAATACAGTAATTCTAAATGGTATTGATCTAAAGATATATGACGGGGACGCTGTTGCCATAATTGGTCCTTCTGGTACAGGCAAGTCAACAATTTTGAGGATTATCACTGGTTTATTGGCTCCTGATTCGGGTCAGGTTTTGGTAAATGGTAAACCTTTGCATAGCATTGCTGGCACAGATGATGATGTTCATATTGGCATGGTATTTCAACAGGCTGCCTTATTTGACTCTTTAACCGTAGAGCAGAATGTTGGTTTTTCTTTATTTGAACATTCACATCTTTCCCATCGTGAGATTGCAGAGATGGTTCAGCAAAAGTTAGCATTAGTGGGTTTGCCTAATATTGGCGATCGCTATCCCAGTCAACTTTCAGGAGGAATGCGAAAACGGGTAAGCTTTGCTCGGGCAATTGTGGAAGACGCTACTGAAAAAGCTAAAAAGATTCTGCTCTACGATGAACCCACCGCAGGACTGGACCCTGTAGCTTCAACCATTATTGAAGATTTGATTCGTTCGTTAAAAACTGAACAACAGGTTTGTGATAGCTACATAGTCGTTACCCACCAAGAAAGCACTATTCGGCGTACTGCTGATCGAGTCATAATGCTATACGAAGGAAATGTGCGTTGGGAAGGAACTATTGATGAAATTGACAGTACAGATGATCCTTATGTGCAACAATTTCTAAGTGGCAGTAAAGATGGTCCAATCCAAATTATAGCTAAGGAGGTACAGGTATAA
- a CDS encoding MlaD family protein produces MQAKTLREGSLGILILVGIGVFGAIVLWLKGFRLGETGFTFAIKFPDASGLDVGSAVRFRGVQVGKVQSLNVQNDGAVVTVAISNPNLIIPRQSIIETTQSGFLSSTVIDILPQSDLMANSSNNPLSEKCNNQIVVCSGKSIDGAVGVSFTRLLRQTSAALRQVNDSKLIETLSSTLKSTTEAAKSIKKLSDRVTTVASGVDKQLDRFGETAGQISNAAVSVGKTANTAENFLTSNRENLASTLQSISNTSKEAQALLASAKPLLANGEFIENLKKLSESAAETANNLRIASKEINNPETIASLRATLDAARITFANAQKISSDLDELTGDPKFRSNIRTLINGLTGLVSSGSTLGTTLEFAAQKTTPNKSDAEKLVTPEQLRDKKIAAETKSDK; encoded by the coding sequence ATGCAAGCAAAGACTCTAAGAGAAGGCTCCCTCGGAATACTAATTTTAGTGGGGATAGGAGTATTTGGCGCAATTGTTCTATGGCTCAAAGGCTTTAGATTGGGAGAGACTGGCTTTACCTTTGCGATCAAATTTCCAGATGCCAGTGGACTCGATGTAGGATCAGCAGTGAGGTTTAGAGGCGTTCAGGTTGGTAAGGTACAGAGTTTAAATGTGCAGAACGATGGGGCAGTAGTAACCGTAGCAATCTCTAACCCCAATCTGATTATCCCTCGACAATCAATTATTGAGACTACTCAAAGTGGTTTTCTAAGTAGTACGGTCATTGATATTCTGCCTCAATCTGATCTAATGGCTAACAGTAGCAATAATCCTTTAAGTGAAAAGTGTAATAATCAAATAGTTGTCTGTAGTGGCAAAAGTATTGATGGTGCTGTGGGCGTAAGCTTTACCCGATTATTAAGACAAACATCGGCAGCATTACGGCAGGTCAATGACAGTAAATTGATTGAAACTCTAAGCAGTACCCTAAAAAGTACCACTGAAGCCGCAAAAAGTATTAAAAAATTATCTGATCGCGTAACCACAGTCGCCTCAGGAGTGGATAAGCAACTTGATCGCTTTGGTGAAACTGCAGGGCAAATTAGTAATGCCGCCGTAAGTGTAGGTAAAACCGCTAATACCGCCGAAAATTTTTTAACATCTAACCGTGAGAACTTAGCAAGTACTTTACAAAGTATCAGTAACACATCTAAAGAAGCACAGGCTTTATTGGCAAGTGCTAAGCCACTTTTGGCAAACGGAGAATTTATCGAAAATCTAAAAAAATTATCTGAAAGTGCAGCCGAAACTGCTAACAACCTTCGTATTGCCTCTAAGGAAATTAATAATCCTGAAACTATTGCCTCCCTCAGAGCTACTCTCGATGCTGCTCGTATCACATTTGCTAATGCTCAAAAAATTTCCAGTGACCTAGATGAACTGACGGGTGATCCTAAGTTTCGTTCTAACATTCGGACTTTAATTAATGGATTGACTGGTTTAGTATCTTCGGGTTCAACTCTGGGCACAACTTTAGAGTTTGCTGCTCAAAAAACTACTCCTAATAAGTCTGATGCGGAAAAATTAGTAACTCCAGAGCAGTTACGAGACAAAAAGATTGCGGCTGAGACTAAATCCGATAAGTAG
- a CDS encoding L-threonylcarbamoyladenylate synthase codes for MAEIYNLNPETPQTRTVNQIVSELRSGAVMLYPTDTVYAIGCDLNSKSAVKRVRELKKISNDKPLTFLCPSLSNIAMYAQVHDVAYRLMRSLIPGAYTFILPATKLVPKLVMNPKRKTTGIRVPDSPICLALLESLGNPVISTSANLIEVEMDKFESLDISNPSQIELFDHFSKLVDVIVDNGLEPRYKVSTILDLTEVEPKIIRQGLGKLPDYLNIH; via the coding sequence ATGGCGGAAATATATAACCTCAATCCCGAAACACCACAAACTCGCACAGTTAATCAAATTGTATCGGAATTACGATCTGGGGCGGTTATGCTTTATCCGACTGATACTGTATATGCGATCGGGTGCGATCTTAACTCTAAATCGGCGGTAAAGAGGGTTAGGGAGCTTAAAAAAATTTCTAATGATAAACCTTTAACATTTTTATGCCCTTCGTTATCAAATATTGCCATGTACGCACAAGTACATGATGTTGCCTATCGATTAATGCGGAGTTTAATCCCTGGTGCTTATACTTTTATTTTACCAGCAACCAAGCTAGTACCAAAGTTGGTGATGAATCCAAAGCGTAAAACAACTGGAATTAGAGTACCTGATAGCCCTATTTGTTTAGCTTTATTAGAGTCATTGGGAAATCCAGTAATTTCTACATCTGCCAATCTGATTGAGGTAGAAATGGATAAATTTGAATCTTTAGATATTTCCAACCCTTCGCAAATTGAACTCTTTGATCATTTTAGTAAGTTAGTAGATGTGATTGTTGATAATGGGCTAGAACCAAGGTACAAAGTTTCAACTATTTTAGATTTAACTGAAGTTGAACCTAAAATCATCAGACAGGGATTAGGTAAATTACCTGATTATTTGAATATCCATTAA
- a CDS encoding DUF3181 family protein, whose protein sequence is MNNSKAIEQLAATIAEEIYLDISNWHLYLNDAHLHIPLAENFYRLVTDSHQITPAEITKILTDAKVKIGAGKQEISLIDFIPNQVQTRLGIILDDFIKKL, encoded by the coding sequence ATGAATAACTCTAAAGCGATCGAACAACTTGCAGCAACAATTGCTGAAGAAATATATCTGGACATTTCCAATTGGCACCTCTACCTAAATGATGCCCATCTCCATATCCCTTTAGCTGAAAACTTCTATAGGCTGGTGACTGACTCACATCAAATCACGCCCGCAGAAATCACTAAGATCTTGACCGATGCCAAAGTAAAAATCGGGGCAGGCAAACAAGAAATTTCCCTTATAGATTTCATTCCCAACCAAGTTCAGACAAGGCTAGGGATAATCTTAGATGACTTTATCAAAAAACTTTAA
- the bioF gene encoding 8-amino-7-oxononanoate synthase codes for MRAMTSSYDWIDAAIATIKKANWYRSPQTPQPSMLMFASNNYLGLAQDQRLIDAAIAATQKYGAGATGSRLVSGHLEIHDQLEQAIAKLKGTESSLVFSSGYLANLGTISALVGARDLILADAYNHSCLKQGAILSGAKVIEYIHRNHENLCQQLKENRSHHRRCLIITDTVFSMDGDICPLKNIVDLAQEFECMVLVDEAHATGVFGDHGGGVVSALGVTYPIIQVGTLSKALGSLGGYVAGSAKFIDYLKNRASTWIYTTGLSPGDTAAALKAVEIVQTEPQLRQNLWANVKLLKTALTETEISILPTTSQILAITVGDTKKNLAISQYLNTQNIFAPAIRPPTVPTPRIRLTLMATHTSTEIQTLVSKLKTAIHQLD; via the coding sequence ATCCGTGCCATGACTAGTTCCTATGACTGGATCGATGCAGCGATCGCCACCATTAAAAAAGCAAATTGGTATAGATCACCTCAAACTCCCCAGCCGTCAATGCTCATGTTTGCTAGTAATAATTACTTAGGATTAGCCCAAGATCAAAGACTAATTGATGCAGCGATCGCCGCCACCCAGAAATATGGTGCAGGTGCCACGGGATCACGACTAGTATCAGGACATCTGGAAATTCACGATCAACTCGAACAAGCCATAGCAAAACTTAAAGGTACTGAATCATCCCTAGTCTTTAGCTCAGGTTATTTAGCAAACCTTGGAACCATTTCTGCACTTGTGGGAGCCAGAGATTTAATTCTTGCCGATGCCTATAATCATTCTTGTCTTAAACAGGGGGCAATTCTTAGTGGTGCCAAGGTAATTGAATATATCCATAGAAATCATGAAAACCTCTGCCAGCAGCTTAAAGAAAACCGTAGTCATCACCGCCGTTGTCTTATTATCACCGATACAGTTTTTAGTATGGATGGAGATATTTGTCCCCTAAAAAATATTGTGGACTTAGCTCAAGAGTTTGAATGTATGGTTCTAGTGGATGAAGCTCATGCTACTGGTGTATTTGGCGATCATGGCGGTGGCGTAGTTAGTGCTTTAGGGGTAACGTACCCCATAATTCAAGTTGGAACTTTAAGTAAAGCCTTGGGAAGTCTTGGCGGTTATGTAGCAGGTTCAGCTAAATTCATTGATTACCTGAAAAACCGTGCCAGCACTTGGATTTATACAACTGGTTTATCCCCCGGAGATACTGCTGCTGCCCTTAAAGCCGTAGAGATTGTGCAAACAGAACCGCAACTTCGTCAAAATCTTTGGGCAAACGTCAAATTGTTGAAAACAGCCCTCACTGAAACTGAGATCAGCATTTTACCAACTACGTCTCAGATACTAGCAATAACAGTCGGCGATACTAAAAAAAACCTAGCGATCTCTCAATACCTAAATACCCAAAATATTTTTGCTCCTGCGATCCGTCCCCCCACGGTTCCCACCCCCCGCATTCGTCTAACTTTAATGGCAACTCATACTTCAACAGAGATTCAAACCCTAGTAAGCAAACTCAAAACGGCAATTCATCAGCTAGACTAA
- a CDS encoding NAD-dependent epimerase/dehydratase family protein: MKVLVIGGDGYCGWATALHLSKLGYEVGIVDNLIRRHWDQELGVDTLTPIASIQKRIGHWQAISGKKIDLFIGDITNYDFLSKAFRQFEPEALVHFGEQRSAPYSMIDREHAVLTQVNNVVGTLNILYAIKSDFPDCHLVKLGTMGEYGTPNIDIEEGYITIEHNGRKDTLPYPKQPGSFYHVSKCQDSLNIHFACRIWGLRATDLNQGVVYGVLTEETGIDEVLINRLDYDGVFGTALNRFCIQAAINHPLTVYGAGGQTRGFLDIRDTVRCIELAIATPAKVGEFRVFNQFTELFSVGDLALMVQKAGTSLGMNIEINHINNPRVEKEEHYFNAKNTNLLDLGLKPHFLSDALLDSLLNFAIKYSDRIDREQILPKVSWR; this comes from the coding sequence ATGAAAGTTCTGGTGATTGGCGGCGATGGTTATTGTGGTTGGGCAACAGCATTGCATTTGTCTAAACTCGGTTATGAAGTTGGTATTGTTGATAACCTAATTAGACGGCATTGGGATCAAGAGCTTGGTGTAGATACCCTAACTCCGATCGCATCTATTCAAAAGCGGATTGGTCACTGGCAAGCGATCTCAGGTAAAAAGATAGACTTGTTTATCGGCGATATTACTAATTACGATTTTCTGTCTAAAGCATTTCGTCAGTTTGAACCTGAAGCATTAGTTCACTTTGGGGAGCAGAGATCGGCACCCTATTCCATGATTGACCGAGAGCATGCTGTATTGACTCAGGTTAATAATGTGGTTGGCACCTTAAATATTCTCTATGCGATTAAATCTGATTTCCCTGATTGCCATCTGGTCAAGCTTGGCACTATGGGCGAATACGGTACCCCTAATATTGATATTGAAGAGGGGTATATTACGATTGAACATAATGGGCGCAAAGATACTCTACCCTATCCTAAACAACCAGGTAGTTTTTACCATGTCAGCAAATGTCAGGACTCTTTAAATATTCACTTTGCCTGTCGGATTTGGGGATTAAGAGCCACGGATTTAAATCAGGGTGTTGTCTATGGGGTTTTGACCGAGGAAACAGGCATTGATGAGGTTTTAATCAATCGTTTAGATTATGATGGGGTATTTGGTACAGCCTTGAATCGTTTTTGTATCCAAGCTGCCATTAATCATCCCTTGACTGTCTATGGTGCTGGTGGGCAAACTAGGGGTTTCCTTGATATTCGTGATACCGTGCGATGTATTGAGTTGGCGATCGCTACTCCCGCAAAAGTAGGAGAATTTAGGGTGTTTAACCAATTTACAGAACTATTTTCCGTGGGAGATTTGGCACTAATGGTGCAGAAAGCGGGGACATCTTTGGGGATGAATATAGAAATCAACCATATTAATAACCCTCGGGTGGAGAAAGAAGAACATTACTTTAATGCCAAAAATACCAACCTTTTGGATTTAGGGCTTAAGCCGCATTTCCTTTCTGATGCTTTGCTAGATTCTTTACTAAACTTTGCGATTAAATATAGCGATCGCATTGACCGCGAACAAATATTACCTAAAGTTTCTTGGCGCTAG
- the hpf gene encoding ribosome hibernation-promoting factor, HPF/YfiA family, which translates to MKIIIQGKNIEITDAIREYVDQKIERAVNHFKSITTAVDVNLSVARNPRIISSQSAEVTIYANGAVIRAEERSESLYASIDLVADKIARKLRKFKERKTAKVAPKTALAVTEQPPIPLPDQNRVPELPAQVIRNKYFAMLPMTVEEAVERLEMVDHDFFVFRNVATDEINVVYERNHGGYGVIQPHGVKG; encoded by the coding sequence ATGAAAATCATAATTCAGGGTAAAAATATTGAAATTACTGACGCAATCCGTGAGTATGTCGATCAAAAAATCGAGAGGGCAGTTAATCATTTCAAATCTATTACGACGGCTGTAGATGTGAATCTTTCTGTGGCGCGTAATCCCCGAATTATTTCTAGTCAATCGGCTGAGGTCACTATTTACGCCAACGGAGCAGTGATTCGAGCGGAAGAAAGAAGTGAAAGCTTGTATGCCAGTATTGATTTGGTAGCTGATAAAATCGCCCGCAAGTTACGCAAATTTAAGGAACGCAAAACCGCCAAAGTTGCCCCTAAAACCGCTTTAGCAGTTACAGAGCAGCCTCCGATCCCACTACCAGATCAAAATCGTGTACCTGAGTTGCCTGCTCAAGTTATTCGTAATAAATATTTCGCCATGCTGCCAATGACTGTGGAGGAAGCTGTAGAGCGTTTAGAAATGGTTGATCATGATTTCTTTGTATTTCGCAATGTGGCAACTGATGAAATTAACGTTGTCTATGAACGTAATCATGGGGGGTATGGAGTCATTCAGCCCCACGGAGTTAAGGGCTAA
- the tatA gene encoding twin-arginine translocase TatA/TatE family subunit, translating to MFGLGLPEMIIISVVGVAIFGAKRIPELGKSIGQTIRGFKQGLKEEPDLPGQPSKTDNNN from the coding sequence ATGTTTGGTCTAGGCTTACCTGAAATGATTATTATCTCTGTGGTAGGGGTAGCTATATTTGGTGCTAAACGAATTCCAGAGCTTGGTAAGTCTATAGGTCAAACAATTCGAGGATTTAAACAGGGGCTAAAAGAAGAACCTGATTTGCCTGGGCAGCCATCTAAGACTGACAATAATAACTAA
- a CDS encoding NIL domain-containing protein gives MNNSNENLLPDAGDNDRLTTARITMRVPQNYHKEPIISRLVSDHGLTVNIVAAILGENAKEDGWFNLELEGTSHQIQSALVYLEELDLEIWDKSASDDDTW, from the coding sequence ATGAACAACTCGAATGAGAATCTATTACCAGATGCTGGGGACAATGACAGGTTAACCACAGCCCGAATTACAATGCGTGTACCCCAAAATTATCACAAGGAGCCAATTATTTCCCGCTTAGTGTCCGATCATGGTCTGACCGTGAATATCGTTGCGGCAATTTTAGGGGAAAATGCTAAAGAAGATGGTTGGTTTAATTTAGAACTAGAAGGCACGAGTCATCAAATTCAAAGCGCATTAGTATATCTTGAAGAGCTAGATCTAGAAATTTGGGATAAGAGTGCTTCCGATGATGATACTTGGTAA